The proteins below are encoded in one region of Sporosarcina sp. FSL K6-1508:
- the metE gene encoding 5-methyltetrahydropteroyltriglutamate--homocysteine S-methyltransferase, with product MVKVQSSNNGYPRIGGKREWKRALESFWNGAISEEELLKITQELRLDSLRKQKEFGIDLIPVGDFSLYDHVLDTSIMFGVVPKRFAYAGGKVPLDTYFAIARGTKDGVASEMTKWFNTNYHYIVPELEGVKPKLVENRPLAFYKEAKEKLGIEGKPVLLGPVTYIKLAKSFGEENFPALLKQFTPLYIEVLKELEEAGAEWVQIDEPILTSKLSKEDFEHVHQAYAEIHEAVPTLKIILQTYFEKVANYEAVAALPVQGLGLDFVHGDSLELLQKYGFPKDKVLAAGVIDGRNVWRADLDSKLTVLEEIQAFVEKERLIVQPSASLLHVPVSTQPEEKLDSIIKGGLSFADEKLAEIVILSKGVHEGTETIATELEESRDALTRLNNSKYRQNVEVKETIEKLTEQDVNRSLPFAERIIEQQQRFKLPLLPTTTIGSLPQTPEVRQTRSKWRKGEITNQAYEQFIKDQIDKWIEIQEAIGIDVLVHGEFERTDMVEYFGEKFEGFAVSQFGWVQSYGSRCVKPPLILGDVAFSEPITVKESVYAQSLTTKPLKGMLTGPVTILNWSFVRDDIPRFDVLNQIAFALRQEIEELEKNGIRMIQVDEPALREGLPLDPEKKDSYLDAAVYAFKLATASVENDTQIHTHMCYSEFSGIIQSISALDADVISIETSRSHGEIIAAFENNTYDKEIGLGVYDIHSPRVPSKEEMKQNINRALKTINPNQFWINPDCGLKTRKEEETIEGLKVMVAAAKEVRESQLVAQKN from the coding sequence ATGGTAAAAGTACAAAGTTCAAATAACGGGTACCCAAGAATTGGTGGAAAACGTGAATGGAAAAGGGCATTGGAAAGCTTCTGGAATGGAGCAATTTCAGAAGAAGAACTTTTAAAAATAACGCAAGAACTACGTTTAGATAGCCTTCGAAAGCAAAAAGAATTCGGTATTGATCTTATTCCGGTTGGAGATTTCTCGTTATATGATCATGTGCTGGACACCTCGATTATGTTTGGTGTCGTGCCAAAACGCTTTGCATATGCAGGCGGCAAGGTGCCTCTGGACACGTATTTTGCAATTGCCCGCGGAACTAAGGACGGGGTTGCTTCTGAAATGACCAAATGGTTCAATACAAATTATCATTATATTGTTCCAGAATTAGAAGGTGTAAAACCGAAACTAGTAGAGAACCGTCCATTGGCATTTTATAAAGAAGCAAAAGAAAAGTTGGGCATTGAAGGTAAGCCTGTACTTTTAGGTCCAGTTACATATATTAAACTGGCAAAGTCTTTCGGTGAAGAGAATTTCCCGGCTTTATTAAAACAGTTTACGCCCTTGTATATAGAGGTGTTGAAAGAGCTTGAAGAGGCCGGCGCAGAGTGGGTTCAGATTGATGAGCCAATTCTTACAAGCAAGTTGTCGAAAGAGGATTTTGAACATGTGCATCAGGCATATGCAGAGATCCATGAGGCAGTGCCAACATTAAAAATTATCCTGCAAACTTATTTTGAAAAAGTTGCTAATTATGAAGCAGTTGCTGCGTTGCCTGTACAAGGATTGGGTCTGGATTTTGTTCACGGTGATTCACTTGAATTGCTGCAGAAATACGGTTTCCCTAAAGACAAAGTACTCGCAGCGGGTGTCATTGACGGTCGGAATGTGTGGCGAGCGGATCTGGATAGTAAATTAACAGTGTTAGAAGAAATTCAGGCTTTTGTTGAAAAGGAACGTCTTATTGTTCAACCGTCGGCTTCATTGCTCCACGTGCCGGTTAGTACACAACCGGAAGAAAAATTGGATTCAATTATAAAGGGAGGCCTTTCGTTTGCCGATGAAAAGCTTGCTGAAATTGTTATCCTTAGTAAGGGCGTCCACGAAGGAACAGAAACTATTGCGACAGAGCTTGAAGAAAGCAGAGATGCACTTACTCGCCTAAATAACTCGAAATACCGGCAAAACGTTGAAGTGAAAGAAACGATCGAAAAGTTAACTGAACAAGACGTGAATCGCTCATTACCATTTGCAGAACGGATTATCGAGCAACAACAACGCTTTAAGTTGCCTCTTCTGCCGACAACAACAATTGGGAGTTTACCGCAGACACCAGAGGTAAGGCAGACGAGATCCAAATGGCGCAAAGGGGAAATTACAAATCAGGCCTATGAGCAATTTATTAAAGATCAGATTGACAAATGGATTGAAATTCAAGAGGCTATCGGCATTGATGTTTTAGTTCATGGAGAATTTGAAAGAACGGATATGGTCGAATACTTTGGTGAAAAGTTTGAAGGTTTTGCAGTGTCGCAGTTCGGCTGGGTTCAGTCGTATGGTTCACGTTGTGTCAAGCCGCCACTCATTTTAGGGGATGTTGCATTTAGTGAGCCGATTACTGTGAAGGAAAGTGTCTATGCGCAATCGTTAACGACTAAACCGCTAAAAGGGATGCTGACGGGTCCTGTGACAATTTTGAATTGGTCCTTTGTACGCGACGATATTCCTCGTTTTGATGTATTGAACCAAATTGCATTTGCACTTCGTCAAGAAATTGAAGAGCTTGAAAAGAACGGCATTCGTATGATTCAGGTAGATGAACCCGCACTTCGAGAAGGTTTGCCCCTTGATCCCGAGAAAAAAGATAGCTATTTGGATGCTGCTGTCTATGCGTTCAAACTAGCAACTGCTTCAGTTGAAAATGACACGCAAATCCATACACATATGTGTTATTCGGAGTTTAGCGGCATTATCCAATCCATTAGTGCGCTGGATGCGGATGTTATTTCGATTGAAACATCAAGAAGTCATGGCGAAATCATCGCGGCATTTGAGAACAATACGTATGATAAAGAAATTGGCTTAGGTGTTTATGATATCCATAGCCCGCGCGTTCCAAGCAAGGAAGAAATGAAACAAAATATTAATCGTGCCCTTAAAACCATTAATCCGAACCAATTTTGGATTAATCCGGATTGCGGTTTGAAAACAAGAAAAGAAGAAGAGACGATTGAAGGTTTGAAAGTAATGGTAGCAGCGGCGAAAGAAGTTAGGGAAAGTCAATTGGTTGCACAAAAGAATTAA
- a CDS encoding NADPH-dependent FMN reductase, whose protein sequence is MAIKVKAIIGSTSSTSFNLKLVEHMRNRYADQLDITPVFINDLEMFSIDTESNPSANVVDFKNNVKDSDAVLFAVPEYNFSIPGAMKNAIDWLSRGGDFTLQNKPGFIVGSSMGVFGSIRAQIHLREILSNPALAPVLLPGNEVYVGSVHEKMNEAGELTDKATIDFLDSVVYNFIEFYNKTAVTVKA, encoded by the coding sequence ATGGCAATTAAAGTAAAGGCAATTATCGGCAGTACAAGTTCAACTTCATTCAACTTGAAACTAGTTGAACATATGAGAAATCGTTATGCAGATCAATTAGACATTACACCGGTTTTCATCAATGATCTTGAAATGTTTTCAATTGATACAGAAAGCAATCCATCTGCAAACGTAGTGGATTTTAAAAATAATGTTAAAGATTCAGATGCTGTATTATTTGCAGTCCCTGAATATAACTTCTCGATTCCAGGCGCAATGAAAAATGCAATTGACTGGTTATCACGTGGAGGCGATTTCACGCTTCAAAACAAACCTGGATTCATCGTGGGATCGTCTATGGGAGTATTCGGCAGTATTCGTGCTCAAATTCACTTAAGAGAAATTCTATCAAACCCGGCATTAGCGCCTGTATTATTGCCTGGCAATGAAGTTTACGTCGGTTCCGTGCATGAAAAAATGAACGAAGCTGGCGAACTAACAGATAAAGCTACAATCGACTTCTTGGATTCAGTTGTTTATAACTTTATTGAGTTTTATAATAAAACGGCTGTTACAGTTAAAGCTTAA
- a CDS encoding winged helix-turn-helix transcriptional regulator, which produces MEITPELCKVDEALGILVGKWKPIILLHLFTEGTQRFSELKRLMPDITQKMLTKQLRELEDEDIINRVIYPQVPPKVEYSISEYGNSLQPVLAIMHEWGTSHATHIQKKRNNQNISDVL; this is translated from the coding sequence ATGGAGATAACACCCGAACTATGTAAAGTTGATGAAGCTTTGGGTATCTTAGTAGGTAAATGGAAACCGATTATTTTACTGCACTTATTTACTGAAGGGACACAAAGATTTAGTGAATTGAAAAGATTGATGCCTGATATTACTCAAAAAATGTTGACCAAGCAATTAAGAGAATTAGAAGATGAGGATATTATTAACAGAGTTATCTATCCACAGGTTCCACCGAAAGTTGAGTATTCTATTTCCGAGTATGGAAATAGCTTGCAGCCTGTGCTAGCAATTATGCACGAATGGGGCACCAGCCATGCCACACATATTCAAAAGAAAAGAAATAACCAGAACATCAGTGACGTACTTTAA
- a CDS encoding pirin family protein, whose product MNQKQIFSRGIRSVKTVVYQENSPTHKVGLVIEPGNWEEVDPFLLMAEDFFERGTFGMHPHRGIETVTYVIGGKLEHFDNKTGGGELYPGDVQWMTAGKGIIHTEDPAVGEMVHSLQLWLNLPSDKKMTEPRYQNMRAQDMPVRYEEGATIRVFSGSSEDITADTKNHVPVTMVELIVEPGTTVTQNLPGNYNGFLYILEGTGMFGKESTEGKKGQVLWLERGMDIEQTEVKIHALEKLHIMLYAGKPVGEKVVARGPFVMNSEEEIVQAYKDYREGSFE is encoded by the coding sequence ATGAATCAGAAACAAATCTTCTCAAGGGGAATAAGAAGTGTTAAGACTGTTGTTTATCAGGAAAATTCGCCAACTCATAAAGTTGGATTAGTTATTGAACCAGGAAACTGGGAAGAGGTCGATCCGTTTCTGTTGATGGCAGAGGACTTTTTCGAACGCGGAACATTCGGCATGCACCCGCATCGTGGTATTGAAACAGTAACGTATGTCATTGGTGGAAAACTGGAGCATTTTGATAATAAAACGGGCGGCGGGGAATTGTACCCCGGAGACGTGCAATGGATGACTGCGGGTAAAGGAATCATTCATACAGAAGATCCTGCAGTTGGAGAAATGGTACATTCCCTTCAATTATGGCTCAATCTCCCGAGCGATAAAAAAATGACAGAACCGCGTTACCAAAACATGCGTGCACAAGATATGCCGGTACGCTATGAAGAGGGGGCAACAATTCGTGTCTTTTCCGGTTCTTCCGAGGATATAACTGCTGACACAAAAAATCATGTGCCCGTGACAATGGTTGAATTGATTGTTGAACCAGGAACCACTGTCACACAAAATCTTCCCGGCAACTACAACGGGTTCCTTTATATACTAGAAGGAACAGGGATGTTTGGCAAGGAGAGCACGGAGGGAAAGAAAGGGCAGGTTCTGTGGCTAGAACGTGGAATGGACATTGAACAGACTGAAGTGAAGATTCACGCACTAGAAAAATTGCATATTATGTTATATGCAGGTAAACCTGTCGGAGAAAAAGTGGTAGCGCGAGGTCCGTTTGTGATGAATTCAGAAGAAGAGATTGTGCAGGCCTATAAAGATTATAGAGAAGGAAGCTTTGAGTAA
- a CDS encoding flavin reductase family protein, which yields MGSKTEQVASFKEAMGNYPTGVTVVTAYDADKKPMGLTVNSFASVSLEPLLILWSIDKRVSTYSDFLSTEKFSVNILAEDQSDLCTLFSSRVADRFSQCDWKESDLQLPVLSNTLAVLQCKTVQQIEAGDHTILIGEVLDIQNEGKEPLLYHRRNIGAIPESFYN from the coding sequence ATGGGAAGTAAGACGGAACAAGTGGCGAGTTTTAAAGAAGCAATGGGGAATTATCCGACGGGGGTCACTGTCGTTACAGCATATGATGCAGATAAAAAACCGATGGGGCTGACAGTCAATTCATTTGCATCCGTATCTTTGGAACCTTTACTCATTTTATGGTCAATTGATAAAAGAGTATCTACCTATAGCGACTTTCTAAGTACGGAAAAATTTTCGGTAAATATTTTGGCCGAAGATCAAAGCGACTTATGCACGTTATTTTCCAGTCGGGTTGCCGATCGATTTAGTCAATGTGACTGGAAAGAGTCGGATTTACAGCTTCCAGTACTGTCAAATACACTTGCGGTTTTGCAATGTAAAACGGTACAACAAATTGAGGCTGGAGATCATACAATACTAATAGGTGAAGTGTTAGATATTCAGAATGAAGGTAAAGAACCGCTGCTCTACCACCGAAGAAATATAGGTGCAATCCCAGAAAGTTTTTATAATTAA
- a CDS encoding 5-methyltetrahydropteroyltriglutamate--homocysteine S-methyltransferase, translating to MTKQIAEPTLTKAPFKADHVGSFLRPERLKQARLQNENGEITAEKLRTIENEEITKLVQKQKDAGLKSVTDGEFRRKWWHFDFLAGFEGVDLYQTEEGVEFKGVRRKADGIKVTDKIRCSDHYMIEHFTFLKSVAGDTLAKFTIPSPNMLLHRATFEDGVYATDDELFNDLVTAYQNVIQALYDEGCRYLQLDDTSWASFLSEDGRDTLKAEGQNPDTLAQLSARIINEAISKRPADLLVTMHICRGNFKSTYFSSGGYEEVSEIIFGGLDVDGLFLEFDDERSGNFEPLRRVNRPDLYIVLGLITSKFGELEDPEKVKARIAEAAKYVPLKQLCLSPQCGFASTEEGNLLTEEQQWEKVRHTVDTAQDVWEQVRR from the coding sequence TTGACGAAACAAATCGCGGAACCAACTTTAACGAAAGCTCCATTCAAAGCAGACCATGTGGGGAGTTTCCTACGACCAGAACGCCTAAAACAAGCCCGTCTCCAAAATGAAAACGGTGAAATCACTGCCGAAAAATTACGTACAATCGAAAACGAGGAAATCACAAAGCTCGTGCAAAAACAAAAAGATGCTGGACTAAAATCAGTAACAGATGGTGAATTCCGCCGTAAATGGTGGCACTTCGATTTTCTAGCCGGTTTTGAAGGAGTCGACTTATACCAAACGGAAGAAGGAGTCGAATTTAAAGGCGTCCGACGCAAAGCAGATGGCATTAAAGTAACAGATAAAATTCGGTGCAGTGATCATTACATGATTGAACACTTCACGTTCCTAAAAAGTGTCGCAGGCGATACGCTAGCAAAATTCACGATTCCTAGTCCAAATATGTTACTACACAGAGCAACATTTGAAGATGGCGTCTATGCAACTGATGATGAGTTATTCAATGACTTGGTGACCGCCTATCAAAATGTAATTCAGGCACTTTATGATGAAGGATGCCGCTACCTGCAACTTGATGATACATCGTGGGCCTCTTTCTTATCAGAAGACGGTAGAGATACATTGAAAGCAGAAGGGCAAAACCCCGATACCCTTGCACAACTATCTGCAAGGATAATCAATGAAGCCATCTCGAAAAGACCAGCCGACTTGCTCGTGACGATGCATATTTGCCGCGGTAATTTCAAATCCACCTACTTTTCCAGCGGTGGCTACGAAGAAGTATCTGAAATAATTTTCGGCGGATTGGATGTTGACGGGCTTTTCCTTGAATTTGATGACGAACGCTCCGGCAATTTTGAACCATTGCGCCGTGTAAACCGACCCGACCTCTATATTGTATTAGGTCTGATCACGTCTAAATTCGGCGAACTGGAAGACCCTGAAAAAGTTAAGGCAAGAATAGCGGAAGCTGCAAAGTATGTACCTTTGAAGCAACTCTGTTTGAGCCCGCAATGCGGTTTTGCTTCGACAGAAGAAGGTAATCTACTGACAGAAGAACAACAGTGGGAAAAAGTACGCCATACAGTAGATACCGCACAAGATGTGTGGGAGCAAGTAAGACGGTAA
- the metC gene encoding cystathionine beta-lyase has protein sequence MSLNEERLETTIIHASTRGEYERKSGAVNVPIYLSSTFHQESFDGFGPYDYSRSGNPTREALEKSIATLEGGARGLAFASGMAAISSAFMLLSSGDHIVVTEDVYGGTYRFVTEVLPKFGIDHTFADLTNVEQTAQAIQPNTKVIYIETPSNPRLGITDIEAIVKLARENDCLTFLDNTFMSPLYQRPLDLGVDVVVHSATKFLSGHSDIIAGLAVTKDETLGNRLAFIQNSFGSILGAQDSYALIQGIKTLGARLMQSSGSAQKIADYLNAHPLVEEVFYPGLASHPGYTIHSKQSKSPGAVLSFSLPDRETAKAFVENVRIPVFAVSLGGVESILSYPATMSHAAMPKEEREKRGITDGLLRFSVGLEHVDDLIADFEQALIKANNIVALIN, from the coding sequence ATGAGTTTGAATGAAGAGCGATTAGAAACAACTATCATTCACGCATCCACAAGGGGAGAATACGAGCGGAAATCAGGGGCTGTTAATGTTCCGATTTACTTATCTTCCACGTTCCATCAAGAAAGTTTTGATGGCTTTGGACCATATGACTACAGCCGGTCGGGCAATCCAACGAGAGAGGCTTTGGAGAAATCCATCGCCACATTGGAAGGCGGTGCAAGAGGGTTGGCGTTCGCTTCCGGAATGGCTGCTATCTCCTCTGCATTTATGCTTCTTTCTTCCGGCGACCATATCGTTGTCACTGAAGATGTATATGGCGGAACGTACCGCTTTGTGACCGAAGTTTTGCCAAAGTTCGGGATTGACCATACATTTGCAGATTTGACGAATGTGGAACAAACGGCCCAAGCTATTCAGCCAAATACAAAAGTAATTTACATCGAAACACCATCTAATCCTCGTTTGGGCATTACGGATATTGAGGCCATTGTAAAACTTGCAAGAGAGAATGATTGTCTAACGTTTCTCGACAACACATTCATGTCACCACTCTACCAGCGCCCTCTTGACCTAGGCGTCGATGTCGTCGTTCATAGTGCAACTAAATTTTTATCGGGTCACAGTGATATCATTGCCGGTTTAGCAGTGACAAAAGATGAGACACTCGGCAATCGATTGGCATTCATCCAGAATTCATTTGGATCCATTCTTGGCGCACAAGATTCCTATGCACTAATTCAAGGGATCAAAACATTAGGTGCTCGCTTAATGCAGTCATCCGGATCAGCACAGAAAATAGCTGACTATTTGAATGCGCATCCTTTAGTAGAAGAAGTATTTTACCCAGGATTAGCAAGTCATCCCGGCTATACCATCCACTCGAAACAGTCGAAGAGCCCTGGGGCTGTCTTATCTTTCAGTTTGCCAGATAGAGAAACCGCAAAAGCTTTTGTTGAAAATGTCCGAATTCCTGTTTTCGCTGTAAGTCTCGGCGGCGTTGAATCTATTCTTTCCTATCCTGCAACTATGTCCCATGCTGCCATGCCGAAAGAAGAACGGGAGAAACGCGGCATTACCGATGGGCTTCTGCGCTTTTCTGTCGGTCTCGAACACGTGGATGACTTGATTGCTGATTTTGAACAAGCTTTGATAAAGGCGAATAACATTGTTGCCCTAATTAATTAA
- a CDS encoding methionine biosynthesis PLP-dependent protein — protein MTKRSLETILVQLGNNSDSKTGAVNPPIYLSTAYKHKGLGQSTGYDYTRTKNPTRSILEKGIANLEGGDGGFACSSGMAAIQLILTLFRPGDELIVPEDIYGGTYRLLEQYSDVYSIHTLYTDFTDVNETEKLISPKTKALFIETPTNPLMQEFDILQYAELAKKHDLLLIVDNTFLTPYFQRPIELGADIVMHSATKYIGGHNDVLAGLVIAKGEKLCEKLAANHNAIGAVLSPSDSWLIIRGLKTLHLRMKQHDANAKVIVDFLKDEPLVADVLYPGKGGMLSFRLNDSQSVGPFLENLQLITFAESLGGVESFITYPATQTHADIPREERIRRGVCDRLLRFSVGVEEADDLIADLKQVFATLKSEVLVP, from the coding sequence ATGACAAAAAGAAGTTTGGAAACAATTCTAGTGCAATTAGGCAATAACAGTGATTCGAAAACAGGTGCTGTCAATCCGCCGATTTATTTATCAACTGCATACAAGCATAAGGGTCTCGGCCAATCGACTGGCTACGACTATACAAGAACAAAAAATCCGACCCGTTCCATTTTAGAAAAAGGCATTGCTAACTTGGAGGGTGGAGATGGTGGTTTCGCTTGCAGTTCCGGCATGGCGGCGATTCAGTTAATCCTTACCCTGTTTCGTCCCGGTGATGAATTAATTGTTCCAGAAGATATTTACGGCGGCACATACCGCTTACTCGAACAGTATTCTGATGTCTATTCAATCCACACGTTGTACACGGATTTTACTGATGTAAATGAAACCGAGAAGTTGATTTCGCCGAAGACGAAGGCACTCTTCATCGAAACACCTACGAATCCATTAATGCAAGAATTCGATATTCTTCAGTATGCCGAACTCGCAAAAAAACATGATTTACTGTTAATTGTCGACAACACGTTTTTAACGCCCTATTTCCAAAGACCAATCGAACTAGGCGCCGATATTGTCATGCATAGCGCAACGAAATATATCGGCGGGCATAATGATGTTCTCGCTGGTCTTGTCATAGCAAAAGGCGAGAAACTTTGCGAAAAATTGGCTGCCAACCATAACGCAATCGGCGCGGTCCTTTCCCCTTCTGATTCTTGGTTAATAATCAGGGGGTTGAAAACACTGCATTTAAGGATGAAACAGCATGATGCAAATGCAAAAGTAATCGTAGACTTTTTGAAAGATGAACCGCTTGTAGCAGACGTTCTCTATCCAGGCAAAGGTGGTATGCTCTCATTTCGATTAAATGACAGTCAATCGGTCGGACCGTTTCTTGAAAATCTGCAACTCATTACATTTGCGGAAAGTCTGGGCGGGGTGGAAAGTTTTATAACTTATCCAGCAACGCAAACACATGCAGATATCCCGAGAGAAGAACGGATACGTCGAGGTGTCTGCGACCGGCTTTTACGTTTTTCTGTTGGAGTAGAAGAAGCGGATGATTTGATTGCAGATTTGAAGCAAGTATTTGCAACTTTGAAAAGTGAGGTGCTAGTGCCATGA
- a CDS encoding ABC transporter permease: MSYLTLSITLIFVIIPLLLSKTLRLGLEKDTLIATVRSIIQLLAVGYILKFVFDSENLLYIGLMVTLMIAAATQNARKKGKAIEGITWKIAITLVFIEVLTQSILLGFQIVPPTAQYIISISGMVIGNSMVLSILFLNRFTAEVETYRDETELILSLGGTPKQAIHRQLINAIKASMIPTIESQKTMGLVQLPGMMSGQIIAGADPIQAVQFQLLIIFLLLTTAAVTSALLGFLSYPSLFNQRMQQLREKH; the protein is encoded by the coding sequence ATGAGTTATTTGACGTTATCCATCACACTTATTTTTGTTATCATCCCCCTCCTACTATCGAAAACACTGCGCTTAGGGTTGGAAAAAGATACGCTTATTGCAACAGTCCGATCCATTATCCAGTTGCTCGCTGTAGGATATATTCTCAAATTCGTCTTCGATTCCGAAAATCTTTTGTACATCGGATTGATGGTTACATTAATGATCGCGGCAGCGACGCAAAACGCACGGAAGAAAGGAAAAGCAATCGAGGGAATTACGTGGAAAATCGCAATCACATTAGTTTTTATCGAAGTGCTTACACAAAGCATTTTACTAGGCTTCCAGATTGTGCCGCCAACCGCGCAATATATCATTTCAATCAGCGGTATGGTCATTGGTAACTCAATGGTTCTCTCGATTCTCTTTCTAAATCGATTTACAGCCGAGGTCGAAACCTATCGTGACGAAACAGAACTTATCCTTTCACTCGGCGGAACGCCAAAACAAGCAATCCATAGGCAGCTCATCAATGCGATTAAGGCAAGTATGATCCCAACTATCGAAAGTCAGAAGACAATGGGCTTAGTCCAGTTACCCGGCATGATGAGCGGTCAAATTATCGCAGGCGCCGACCCCATTCAAGCGGTTCAATTCCAGTTGCTCATTATCTTCCTATTATTGACGACAGCGGCAGTGACAAGCGCATTACTTGGATTTTTATCATATCCCAGTTTATTCAACCAACGTATGCAACAACTCAGGGAGAAGCATTAA
- a CDS encoding ABC transporter ATP-binding protein, whose translation MSNFYEPALHFHNVNYSIDDVHILKNITGSFPKGKITTLVGPSGAGKTTLLKLCNGLISPTSGEIYIHEKPILTYEPVELRRHVGIALQSAPMIKGTVFHNLALPLELQGEKMPEQNAVEILEDVGLDKQFLHRKTDDLSGGQRQKVSIARTLINRSEILLLDEITSALDRSSLHEIEELIVKINRKYGVTIIWITHNLQQALSIGDYTWVLMDGKVIETGKSDLLKSPTNEFVKQFVQGGEE comes from the coding sequence ATGTCTAATTTTTATGAACCTGCCTTGCATTTTCATAACGTCAATTATTCCATTGATGATGTACATATTTTAAAAAACATAACGGGTTCCTTTCCAAAAGGGAAAATCACTACGCTTGTTGGCCCATCCGGAGCAGGAAAAACGACGTTGCTCAAATTATGTAATGGTTTGATATCCCCCACTTCCGGCGAGATTTATATTCATGAAAAACCAATTCTCACATATGAGCCGGTTGAACTCCGCCGTCATGTCGGAATCGCCCTTCAAAGTGCACCAATGATAAAAGGTACCGTCTTCCATAACTTAGCACTCCCTTTGGAACTTCAAGGTGAAAAAATGCCTGAACAGAATGCGGTTGAAATTCTGGAAGACGTCGGGTTGGATAAACAGTTTTTACATAGGAAAACGGATGATTTGTCAGGTGGACAACGGCAGAAAGTATCAATCGCCCGTACACTGATTAATCGCTCTGAAATCCTATTGCTGGATGAAATAACCTCCGCCTTGGACCGATCATCATTACATGAAATTGAAGAGTTGATCGTTAAAATCAATCGGAAATACGGCGTGACAATCATTTGGATTACACATAACTTGCAGCAAGCGTTATCAATCGGCGATTATACCTGGGTGCTTATGGACGGTAAAGTCATTGAAACGGGCAAAAGTGACTTATTGAAATCGCCGACAAATGAATTCGTGAAGCAGTTTGTACAAGGAGGCGAAGAATGA
- a CDS encoding TIGR04104 family putative zinc finger protein, whose translation MIKIVYVLTGDEKMPTCKNCNRKWNWKNTFIKFLRFSSGVECSYCGEKQFVTPGSRKRTGLISIAPIVTLIPAVLFEAPLPIVITSLIVTTVLAMTLSLYMIELSNDDEPLW comes from the coding sequence GTGATCAAGATCGTATATGTATTAACTGGAGATGAGAAAATGCCGACATGTAAAAATTGTAACCGCAAATGGAATTGGAAGAATACGTTCATCAAGTTCCTTCGATTTAGCAGTGGAGTGGAGTGCTCGTACTGCGGTGAAAAACAGTTTGTCACTCCCGGTTCTAGAAAGCGTACAGGCCTGATATCCATTGCTCCTATTGTGACACTTATTCCAGCAGTACTATTTGAAGCCCCTTTGCCGATTGTCATTACAAGCTTGATTGTAACCACGGTTTTAGCAATGACTCTTTCTCTATACATGATTGAATTATCGAATGACGACGAACCGCTCTGGTGA
- a CDS encoding methylated-DNA--[protein]-cysteine S-methyltransferase, translating to MEKNREANVYWTLLKHSQWNMYIAATTEGLCYIGSPNAPFEELVTWVKKWIPSYTLSEEASILQPYTMELVDYLKELRKDFSLPIDLHGTPFQQSVWKALQEIPYGQTVSYSDIAKRIEKPTAIRAVGTAIGANPVLIIVPCHRVIAKTGKLGGFRAGLEMKEELLRVENSIVI from the coding sequence ATGGAGAAAAATAGGGAAGCTAACGTGTATTGGACATTGCTTAAGCATTCACAATGGAATATGTATATCGCTGCAACGACAGAAGGTCTTTGCTATATCGGTAGCCCAAATGCGCCATTCGAAGAACTTGTCACATGGGTGAAGAAGTGGATTCCGAGTTATACGCTGTCTGAAGAGGCGAGTATCTTGCAACCATATACGATGGAGTTGGTCGACTATTTGAAAGAGCTGCGTAAGGATTTCTCATTGCCAATCGATCTTCACGGCACACCTTTTCAACAATCTGTCTGGAAGGCACTGCAAGAAATCCCATATGGGCAGACGGTTTCATATTCGGATATTGCCAAGAGGATTGAAAAACCGACCGCGATACGAGCAGTCGGAACCGCTATCGGCGCGAATCCAGTATTGATAATTGTACCTTGTCATCGTGTCATTGCAAAAACCGGTAAGTTGGGTGGTTTTAGGGCCGGTTTAGAGATGAAAGAGGAGTTGCTGAGGGTAGAAAACAGCATAGTAATATAA